One window from the genome of Cyclobacterium amurskyense encodes:
- a CDS encoding PASTA domain-containing protein, which yields MSDFKVGIKKVGIHLSIILALTFGLLFVFFEIYLPDYTHHGESVTVPDLEGFHYDEVQGYLEGRNLVMVVTLDSGFVADAKPLEVLKQNPKPGAKVKQDRKIYVTLNAKNAPLIRMPNLVHTPLKNAQEILANFGLVRGDIVYVPDIGHNAVLHQKYRGRDIKEGLEIPKGSQIDLVVGDGFGNQNLDMPNIIGMDDQEAEFLILGSGLSMGNVNYVETDTVPKGTVVKQLPPAGLMMQTGERVDIWVSKLGQETTFNE from the coding sequence ATGAGTGATTTTAAAGTAGGTATTAAAAAAGTAGGTATTCACCTATCAATAATATTGGCCTTAACTTTTGGGCTATTATTTGTTTTTTTTGAAATTTATTTGCCTGATTATACCCATCATGGTGAGTCCGTCACTGTTCCTGATTTAGAAGGGTTTCATTATGATGAAGTGCAAGGGTATCTTGAGGGTAGAAATCTGGTAATGGTGGTTACTTTAGACAGTGGCTTTGTGGCGGATGCCAAGCCATTGGAAGTACTGAAGCAAAACCCAAAGCCGGGAGCCAAAGTAAAGCAAGACAGAAAAATCTATGTCACACTCAATGCGAAAAATGCACCCCTGATCAGGATGCCTAATTTGGTTCATACCCCTTTGAAAAATGCTCAGGAAATTTTAGCCAATTTTGGACTTGTGAGAGGAGACATTGTATACGTACCAGATATAGGTCACAATGCCGTATTGCACCAAAAATACAGAGGTAGAGATATCAAAGAAGGTTTAGAAATTCCTAAAGGATCCCAAATCGATTTGGTGGTAGGAGATGGTTTTGGTAATCAAAATCTCGATATGCCCAATATCATAGGCATGGATGACCAAGAGGCGGAGTTCTTGATTCTTGGATCGGGCTTAAGCATGGGCAATGTCAATTATGTAGAAACGGATACTGTTCCCAAAGGAACGGTAGTTAAGCAACTTCCTCCTGCAGGATTAATGATGCAAACAGGAGAAAGGGTAGACATCTGGGTTTCTAAACTTGGACAAGAAACAACTTTTAATGAATAG
- a CDS encoding T9SS type A sorting domain-containing protein produces MNRIRYSVLIAVLLVGFSSVTDCIAQFQQLPIASLPSDNNSISLNNQRTAAETLQLPFWDDFSSGQLSPLLWETQGVKTSFTLGLAPPSLGVAVLDGVDNNGQAYSTTRLEQGEGDQLTSMPIDLSQTSATNDVYLSFYWQAGGKGERPDDSDALELYFLDSEGKWVLVWSQEGGDDVASDQFVQVLLPVAEQFHYEAFQFKFQQSGRLSGPFDTWVLDYIYLNKGRDATDRYPADRALTQLPSSPFAPYFAIPYFELDQEKLTTPISNEFNNLTNRFRAIEYTVSLTNKATGELLEKINDNTPFNPVPQALERRTFTSSDVKGTSLIGLIDEPMDVEVLMYLRAGDTYLEELEGESQNFNVDFRANDSSRIVIPFRDFYAYDNGSADYAAGINQRGGMLALSYELSTPSYLSGLSIQFANAAQRNSAIELMVWDSISNEPLYQGEVLIPADAGLGSFSYFPLDTNIMVKDHFFIGFTQFSNDYLYVGLDKSGDTGDKIFYNVHGSWQQNEHVKGNLMMRAHLSLDPVVEEVDLPDEELSFYPNPVTERLFIRGEVDDLMVFDFQGRLINIPQEVDKEGKMLNFTESQKGMYLIKMVKNGQPITRRIIVK; encoded by the coding sequence ATGAATAGGATTAGGTATTCGGTTCTGATAGCTGTTTTGCTAGTTGGTTTCTCTTCCGTTACCGACTGTATTGCTCAATTTCAGCAGTTACCGATTGCTTCACTTCCTTCTGATAATAATTCTATTTCATTAAATAATCAAAGAACTGCTGCGGAGACCTTACAGCTCCCTTTTTGGGATGATTTTTCCTCCGGTCAATTGTCTCCCTTGCTTTGGGAGACCCAAGGTGTCAAAACTTCTTTTACACTAGGCCTTGCCCCTCCATCCTTAGGTGTAGCTGTATTGGACGGGGTAGATAATAATGGCCAAGCCTATTCAACTACACGGCTAGAACAGGGGGAAGGGGATCAATTGACCTCCATGCCCATTGACCTGTCTCAAACTTCAGCTACTAATGACGTTTACCTCAGTTTTTATTGGCAAGCTGGTGGAAAAGGAGAACGTCCGGATGATTCCGATGCACTAGAGCTTTATTTTTTAGATTCCGAAGGTAAATGGGTGTTGGTATGGAGCCAAGAGGGAGGAGATGATGTGGCATCAGACCAGTTTGTGCAGGTATTGTTACCTGTAGCTGAGCAATTTCATTATGAAGCATTTCAGTTTAAATTTCAGCAATCGGGAAGGCTTTCCGGACCATTTGATACATGGGTGTTGGATTATATTTATTTGAATAAGGGAAGGGATGCCACCGATCGGTATCCTGCTGACAGGGCGCTGACCCAATTGCCAAGCAGTCCTTTTGCGCCCTATTTTGCCATTCCTTATTTTGAGCTTGATCAAGAAAAATTAACTACCCCAATTAGCAACGAATTCAATAACCTGACCAATAGGTTTAGAGCCATAGAGTATACAGTTAGCCTTACTAACAAAGCGACGGGTGAGCTTTTGGAAAAGATCAATGACAATACCCCTTTTAATCCAGTGCCTCAGGCTTTGGAACGCAGGACTTTCACGAGCAGTGATGTCAAAGGAACCTCCTTAATTGGTTTAATCGACGAACCAATGGATGTGGAAGTACTAATGTACCTTAGGGCGGGGGATACTTATTTGGAAGAATTGGAGGGAGAATCCCAAAATTTCAATGTGGATTTTCGTGCCAATGATAGCAGCAGGATAGTAATTCCCTTTAGGGATTTTTATGCCTATGATAATGGTTCTGCGGATTATGCAGCAGGCATCAATCAAAGAGGTGGAATGTTGGCCTTGTCTTACGAACTATCTACCCCTTCTTACCTTTCGGGGCTTAGCATACAATTCGCGAATGCTGCTCAAAGAAACAGTGCGATAGAATTAATGGTTTGGGATTCAATTTCCAATGAGCCTTTGTACCAAGGAGAAGTATTGATCCCTGCTGATGCTGGATTGGGTAGTTTTTCTTATTTCCCATTAGATACCAATATCATGGTAAAGGATCATTTTTTTATTGGTTTCACCCAGTTTTCAAATGATTACCTGTATGTGGGCTTGGATAAAAGTGGAGATACAGGAGATAAGATTTTCTATAATGTGCATGGTTCATGGCAGCAAAATGAGCATGTAAAGGGGAATTTAATGATGCGGGCACACCTTAGCTTGGACCCTGTTGTAGAGGAAGTTGATTTGCCTGATGAGGAGTTATCGTTTTACCCAAATCCAGTAACTGAAAGGTTATTTATCAGGGGTGAGGTGGATGACTTAATGGTGTTCGATTTCCAGGGCAGGCTGATAAATATACCCCAAGAAGTGGATAAAGAAGGTAAAATGCTTAATTTTACAGAAAGTCAAAAGGGGATGTACCTGATTAAAATGGTAAAAAATGGACAGCCCATCACGAGAAGAATTATTGTTAAATAA
- a CDS encoding rhodanese-like domain-containing protein: MKDIEVEELKSRLDKKEQFVFLDVRETYEYEDDNLGAINIPLAQLPNKLSEIEKYKDEEIIVHCRSGARSGNAKVFLESKGYTKVRNVLGGILAYRALEEDE, translated from the coding sequence ATGAAAGACATAGAAGTAGAAGAATTAAAATCAAGGTTAGACAAAAAAGAACAGTTTGTCTTTTTAGATGTCAGAGAAACGTACGAATATGAGGATGACAATCTTGGCGCCATTAATATTCCTTTGGCTCAACTTCCTAATAAACTTTCCGAAATAGAAAAGTATAAAGATGAAGAGATCATCGTGCATTGCCGATCTGGAGCAAGAAGTGGGAATGCAAAAGTATTCTTAGAAAGTAAAGGTTATACCAAAGTCAGAAATGTCTTAGGAGGAATATTGGCCTACAGGGCTTTAGAAGAAGACGAATAG
- a CDS encoding site-2 protease family protein yields MYSTKEYLKHGTLFFLTIIATTLAGGEWLYGRSILSDELPLTWEYFVLSLQFSLPFIGILLIHELGHLFTSIYHKVRSSLPYFIPAWLGFLGSPSIGTFGAIIQMKGIISSRKKFFDIGVAGPLAGFVVAFAVLIYGFTQLPEADYIYEIHPEYADPNYVLSEDEDMMDFELGYNLLFWTMEKTLADPERMPAMSEIIHYPFLFAGYLALFFTAINLLPIGQLDGGHVVFGLFPRHHKIISIVVYTVFLFYAGLGIISPFEDLNYLALALPLYIGFLYICYRKSGLSNTNKWIMALGIAAIQYSLVSISPDIQGYTGWLFFAFLVGRILGINHPEVMDGTKLDQKRKILGWLAIILFILCFTPEPFVFE; encoded by the coding sequence ATGTATAGTACCAAAGAATACCTTAAGCACGGTACCCTTTTCTTTTTAACGATTATAGCCACTACCCTAGCGGGTGGAGAATGGTTGTATGGCAGAAGTATACTTTCCGACGAACTACCGCTTACATGGGAGTATTTCGTGCTCTCCCTGCAATTCTCCCTGCCCTTCATCGGTATTCTATTGATTCATGAGTTGGGACACCTGTTTACTTCCATTTACCATAAGGTAAGGTCTTCCCTACCTTATTTTATCCCTGCATGGTTGGGCTTTTTGGGATCTCCGTCCATAGGAACCTTTGGCGCAATCATTCAAATGAAGGGAATAATTAGTAGCAGGAAAAAATTCTTCGATATAGGCGTTGCGGGCCCACTCGCTGGTTTTGTGGTTGCTTTTGCTGTTTTGATATATGGCTTCACGCAATTGCCTGAAGCTGACTATATCTATGAAATCCACCCTGAATATGCAGATCCAAATTATGTCCTTAGCGAAGATGAAGACATGATGGATTTTGAATTGGGCTATAATCTATTGTTCTGGACCATGGAAAAAACCCTAGCAGATCCTGAGCGGATGCCGGCCATGTCTGAAATCATCCATTACCCCTTTCTTTTTGCGGGTTACTTGGCTTTGTTCTTTACAGCCATAAACTTATTGCCCATTGGACAATTGGATGGAGGACATGTGGTATTTGGGCTGTTTCCCAGACACCACAAAATAATATCAATTGTAGTATATACCGTATTTTTATTTTACGCCGGCCTTGGCATTATCAGTCCTTTTGAGGACTTGAATTACCTGGCCCTGGCTTTGCCTCTGTATATAGGCTTCTTGTACATCTGCTATAGAAAATCAGGTCTTTCTAACACCAACAAATGGATCATGGCGCTTGGAATAGCGGCTATACAATACAGCTTGGTAAGTATCTCACCAGATATCCAAGGTTATACTGGCTGGCTCTTCTTTGCTTTTCTGGTAGGAAGGATTCTGGGCATCAATCACCCAGAAGTAATGGATGGCACAAAACTAGATCAAAAACGTAAAATTCTAGGTTGGTTGGCCATCATTTTGTTTATCCTTTGCTTTACTCCTGAACCGTTCGTTTTTGAATAA
- a CDS encoding HAD family hydrolase: MKNLQEIEFLIFDLGNVIYDIDYQRTFEKINSRLPEKQHHLIKEFMVSPVHFDLETGKSDENTFRDGVRKFFSTDWEDEWIDDAWNSILVDIPEERLDLLMELKKQYPLFMLSNTNSIHFKVVEETFKQKLPEGTWPDLFDHMFLSQEMGLRKPDEAIYKEVIKGIGAAPEKCLFFDDLKENLLGANKVGIQTHHIDHPKALINFFQNV; encoded by the coding sequence ATGAAAAACCTGCAAGAAATTGAATTTTTAATTTTTGATTTAGGGAATGTTATCTATGACATTGATTACCAAAGGACTTTTGAAAAAATAAATAGTCGCTTGCCAGAAAAACAACATCACCTAATTAAAGAATTTATGGTCTCTCCTGTTCACTTTGATCTTGAAACAGGAAAATCCGACGAAAATACCTTCAGAGATGGGGTAAGAAAATTTTTCTCGACCGACTGGGAAGACGAATGGATTGATGATGCCTGGAACAGTATCCTTGTAGATATCCCAGAGGAAAGGCTGGACCTACTTATGGAACTGAAGAAACAATACCCCCTCTTCATGCTTAGCAATACCAACAGCATCCATTTTAAGGTGGTAGAAGAAACTTTTAAGCAAAAATTGCCCGAAGGCACCTGGCCTGATCTTTTTGACCATATGTTTTTAAGCCAGGAAATGGGATTGCGTAAGCCTGATGAAGCCATCTATAAAGAGGTCATCAAAGGAATAGGTGCTGCTCCAGAAAAATGTTTGTTTTTTGATGACCTCAAAGAGAACCTTTTGGGTGCGAATAAAGTTGGCATACAAACACATCATATTGACCACCCAAAAGCATTAATCAATTTTTTCCAAAATGTATAG
- a CDS encoding type II toxin-antitoxin system RelE/ParE family toxin, whose amino-acid sequence MKIVWTKKARERFGEILEYIELKFGSTARRSFITKTKAFTRLLYEFPEIGTLEIPEKKIRGFQITKQTRVFYRLKNDQIILLTFFDSRQDPQKKPQ is encoded by the coding sequence ATGAAAATTGTTTGGACTAAAAAAGCACGAGAGAGGTTTGGTGAAATATTGGAATACATTGAACTTAAATTTGGTTCAACTGCAAGACGTTCATTCATAACAAAAACGAAAGCCTTTACTAGGCTACTTTATGAGTTTCCGGAAATTGGGACACTAGAGATACCAGAGAAAAAAATAAGAGGTTTTCAAATCACTAAGCAAACGCGGGTCTTTTATCGGCTGAAAAATGATCAAATTATTCTATTGACATTCTTTGACTCAAGGCAAGATCCCCAGAAGAAGCCTCAATAA